One Helicobacter pylori genomic window, CTTTTCTTTAGCTTTATGCCTTTCTTGCAAATAAATAGGAGCGTTCCCTTTTTCGCCTTTTTGAGATTTTTTAGATGCAGATTTTTCCACAACGGGATAAAGTTTTGGTTTAAAATCGTTATAATCTAAATAGTAGCGATCGTAATACACCCGATTTTTGTCATAAAACACCCCTTTATCCAAACGATTGGATGAAAAAAACTTAAAACTGCCTATAGTTGGCGTTTTATAGACATTATACGAATCAAAATCATTCAAATCCACCTCTATCACATACCCACGCTTTTCTAAAGAATACAATTTATTATGGTTTAATACAATCGTATTGAGCGAAGCGAAAGGCAGTTTCACGCTGTTTAATTCCCTCAAACTCTTATCCATTTGCAAAATCTGCCCATCTAGCGTGAGCACGTATAAAGTCCCCTTATCATAAAGCAAATCCACAATATCCCCATCATAGTTGAACTCTTGACCGCTCACTACTGAGAGTATTCTTTTCCCTGTAGAAGCGATCATGTTATTGCCATCTACGATAAGATAAGTGATATTGTTAAAAAACTTATCGCTGCTGATAACAATGTTTCTAATAGGTGTAGGGTTTCCATGCACATAATCCACGACTAACAAACGCCCATCTAGCATGGGGAATACCACGACCGTATCCATAAAAATAGGCATCGCCATCAAAGAATTGATCGTGGTGCTTGGGGAACCTTTCTCACTAAAAAGCAATTTTTGAGAAGTGATGTCGTATAAATTCGCTGAATTGTCCGCTAACACCACCGCTAAAAGATTCCCTTTAACGCTCGCGCTCAAGGCAAAAGTCTCCAAAGGAATAATGATGGATTGTTGGCTGGCGTTAGGGTTAGAGCTAATCAATTCCACTTGATGGCAGACTTTATCTTGGACTTCTGCTTCAACGCCCTTTAATTTCAATTCCGTTTCTTCAGTCTTAGCCACCTTGCTTTTGCTTGTTTTTTTATCAATCTTGTTCAAACAATCTTGCGCAAGGATGAAAAACCCCTGACTCTCATTTAAAAAACTGCTTTCATAATTGAAATTCTTACCGATTCTTAGCTGCGTTAAACCTTGATCGCCTATAACCGCTCCATTTTTCAAAATGGCTCCATAACGATTAGACGAAACGATGCTTTCTTGCAAATGGTTAGGGAAATACGCTTCGCCTTTAATTTGGTGTTTAGCGGGTTTGAAGTATTTCCTCATGTTACAGCCGCTAAAAACAATTAGGGCTATGAGTAAGATTAAAAATGGTTTGTTCATCAAATCAATGCGTTCCTTGAATGGTTTCTTTCTTTAGATTAGTTGGTTTGGAAGGGTTTTGTTGAATATCTTCTAACATTCCATAATGTTTTAAAACAGAGATTATAGCATAGAGTGAAGAACTTAGAGGGATAGTTGATAAACTTTGATGTGCTTTTATGATTGCGTCTTTAGAATTTTCTTCATACAACAAATTCACTTCTTGTAAAGCGCTCATTTCTTTAAGAATGGGGCTTTTTTCAAGCAAGTTTTTATCTCTAGAGAGCGATGCGTAAGAATATTTGGCAAACGCTTTAACGACTTCATTAGAAGATTGCGAAAGCCTTTTAAACTCGTTTGCATCGTTTCTCTCACTCGCTCTGGCGAACTGATACAAATCATACAACTCTGGGGCGACTTCTTTCAATCTTTTTTGCAAGGCTATATTATTAGGGCTCTCTAACACTTCGTTATAAATTTGGGTGATCCGCTCTCTAGTTTGCTCATGCTTATAATCTTGTAACTTTGTATCCCCTAAATAAGCGATAAAAGCCACCACGATAAACAACAACACCCACTTGTAGCGTTTGAAAAACTTTTCTAATCTAAACGCTCCTTCTAAAAGCTTTTCATCGCTTTTGAATTCGTTTTTAACTTGCTCTAAATTTTCCTTAATACTCATGCCTTGCTCACTCCTGTGCTGCCAAATCCTCCGCTACCCCTTGAAGTTTCATCTAATCGTTCGCATTCTATAAATTCGGCTTTATAAGTTTTTTGAACCACCCCTTGAGCGATCCTATCCCCTACTTGGACTTTAAAATCTTTATCGCTTAAATTCGCTAAAATGACCTTAATTTCGCCCCTATAATCGTTATCCACCGTGCCAGGAGAATTCAACACCATCACCTGATGGTTCAAAGCCAAACCGCTACGGGTGCGCACTTGCAATTCATACCCCACTTCTAAAGACAAACAAATCCCTATTTTCACCAACCCCACGCTATGAGGTTTGATCGTTACTTCTTCTACAGCGTGCAAATCAAAGCCTGAAGAACCCTCGGTTTGGTATTTAGGGATAAGGGCGTTTGGGTGGATTTTTTGGATTTTAATTTTCATCAAAACAAATCTCTTTATAATAAATGTCTAAAATTTCAAAATCGCTCTCGCCATTAGGCAATTGAATGCTCACCGCATCGCCCTTGCTCTTACCGATCAAACTCTTAGCGATCGGCGAACCAAAAGAGATCAACCCTTTAGCCGGATCGCTCTCCACGCTCCCTACTATCGTATAAGAAAACTCTTTATCGTTATCCAAATTAAGGATTTTAATCGTGCTGCCAAAACTCACTTTATTATGGGCTAAAACGCTCGGATCAATCACTTGAGCGTTAGCGACAATTTCGCTTAAATCCACGATCCTCGCTTCAATGAAGCGTTGTTTTTCTTTAGCGGCATGGTATTCAGCGTTTTCTTTCAAATCCCCATGCCCTCTAGCAATATCAATTTCTTTCACAATATTAGGCCGTTCCACCTCTTTTAATTGCTTTAATTCCGCGCAAATTTTATTGTATCCATGCATACTCATAGGTTCTTTATTCATTTAATCTCCTAAGCTTATTCAGTAGAGATTATAGTAAAAATTAAGTTAAATTCAGCAAAAAAGCCATTTCATTAGCGATTTTTCTCGCGCTCCCACTGGCTAAATATTCCCTTAATCTCAAACTTTCTTTAAAATAGCACTCTCTGTCCATTTCTTTATACGCTTTTAACAAACCCTCTACGCTCAAAAAATGCTGGATCAATTCCGGGTGTAATTGGCTCTCCCCAAGCCCTGGAGTCTCATCATTTAAGGCGTTATAAAAGATGTTCGCTAAACCTATATAATGCAAATTGACCAACATTCTAGCGATCAAAAAATCCATCGTTTTAGCCCTATACGCTAACACAAAAGGCGTGCCAATCAAAGCGGCCTCTAAAGTCGCTGTGCCGCTGCAAATGAACGCAAATTCCGCTTCAAACAAACTCTTATGCGCATCATAAGAAATTTCAAATAATTCAATGTCTTCTCCATAAAGAGCTTTCAAATCCAACCCCTTAAAGAAACTCGGCACCACCAACACACGCCTTTTAAACCCTTCGTTTTGTTCTAAAATTTGAGCCGCTTTGACAAACAAAGGGAATATTTTAGCGATTTCGCTTTTTCGGCTTCCTGGCATAAACACTAGAGTTTCGCCCTTAATATCTTTTTTATAGTATTTAATTTCATCTAATAAAGGGTGTCCCACATATTGGGCTTTTTTTTGGTAATAGCCCACTTCAAAAGGCAAAATCGCTCCCAAAAAATCGCAGTATTTTTCAAGGCTTTTAGCACGCCATTTTTTCCATGCCCAAACTTGCGGTAAAATATAATACATGATTTTTTTATGCGGATCTTGTTTTTTGATTTTTTTGGCTAGGGGGATATTGAAAGAAGAAGAATCCATTAAAAGCACCATATCCGCTTGTTTGGCTAATTGGACCATTTCTTTATGGGCTTTGAGTAAAAACCCTAAACGGCCTATCACGTCTCTAAAACCCATGACAGAAAATTCCCTAGGGCTATAGAGCGCGTCTTCCCCTTCAAACACGCCAATGAAACGATAATCTTTGGGCAAATTGCGGCGTAATTCTTCTAAATGAATATTAGAGCTCGCTTCTAAAGCGCTCACTAAAATTGTGGGCATTATTTGTCTTTCAAAAGGTTTTGGACTTGATAGAGCTTGATTTCTTTATGCAAATCCCTCAATTCAATTTTGAGCAACGAATTTTCAAAATCTTTTTTAGAAAGATGGTTTTTTAAAAGCCTGTTTTCGCGCAAAACGCTACGGTATTGCAAATAAATCCCTTCATCAAACACACGCTTGCTTGGTTTTGCCATGATAACCTGATTATCACTAGTGAAAACCTCCACCTCTTCAAGGGCTTTAGGGAAAATCCATTCTTCTCCTGTATTTTGTGTTTCTTTGTTTAAGCGGGAGTTTTCTTTTTCTAATTTTTTTTGATAGATTTCTTGTTTCAAACCTTTTAAGGCGCTTTTTTTCTTACGCAAGATTTCTTGGACTTGCTTCAATTCCAAACGGATTTTTTTTAAAACTCCTCTAGTGTCTTCAATTTCTTGCTGGTAAGCGTTCAATTCTTCTTGCATCGGTTTTTATTCCGCTAACATTTCTAAAGACAACAAACGCATTTCATTGCCTTGAGTGATAATGACATTCTTGCTGTGGCATTTCTCGCACACCCCATAATCTAGCGCGTTAGGCTTAAAAACATGCGAACAATCCTTGCACTCTAATTCAACCTTTTCATCTACAATGTCTAAAATAGCGTCTTTACACACCAAAGATTCTTCTCTAAAAGTCTCAAATGCGCTCACAAACAAGCTCTTATCCATAGCGCTTCTTTCGCCAATACCGACCACGACTCTTTCAATCTTATGGGCTTTATTTTTCTTCGCATGCTCTTCGCAAAGAGCGATTAAAGAAGAAACGACCGAGTATTCATGCATACTAAACCTTAATCTTTAAATTAGCCCCTATTATATTGTATTAGAGTAATCCTTTGGTTTATTGCTTGAGATTCAATAGGGTGTTAAGGATTTGATCGGATGTGGTTACCGCTTTAGAGTTCGCTTGAAACCCCCTTTGAACCACAATCAAATTCGTTAAACTCCGGCTCAAATCCACATTACTAGATTCTAATTTAGATCCTGAAATTGAACCCCTACGCCCCGTATTAGCCGCGCCGATTAAGGCTTGCCCTGAGTTTCCGGTTTGAGAAAAGACATTCCCGCCTAAAGCCTGTAAGCCCGCATCGTTAGCGAAATTCGCTAAAGCCACTTGAGCGAGCGCTAAAGTCCTGCCATTACTGAACGCTCCTAAAAGCACCCCATCTGAATCAAAGCGAACATCCATCAAATCGCCCGCCTGATAGCCGTTTTGCTCAATCGCATAAGTTTCAGAAATCTTATCCACGCTTGTCAATCCGTCAAAACTCCCTGAGGAACCAAAGGCTAAATTGATGCGTTGGGGGGCATCAGCGCCATTTTTAGGGTCAAATTGCAAAAGAGGCGGGTTCATGCCTGCAAGCGATCCGTCGTTATTGAAGCGCAAACGGCCTCCTTCAAACACATTAGGCCTAGCCGCTGACCCCCCTACTAATTCCCCAGGCTCAGGCACGATCACTCTAAAATTCCATTCCGCCCCCCCACTCCTATAAAACTCAATGCGCATGGCGTGTTTAGTGCCTAAGCTGTCTATCACATCAATGCTTGTCGCATGGGTAGCGTGGGTGAATTTAGAACTGCTCGCTGACGCTCCCCCTTCAATCAAAGAAGCGGTATTAAGCCCTTTCATGGCGTTTTTAAACAAAACATTGTTCGTTACGCTGTCTGAAGAATACCCACTCACAAAGATATTGAGATTTTCTTTAATGACATTTTTATTGTCTTTATTATTGATTTCAAACATGCCGTATTGGTTGATTGTAACCCCTATAGAAGCGGCTGAGTCTTGGTAATTGTCCGCTAAACTAGGATCTTTAACGATATTAGCGTCATGCTGGATTAAGGCGCGCAAGTCTTCAGTGGTCCTAAACTGCCCAATATCCGCATTAGGGCTAATAGAATGCGTGTAGCTGTATTTGAAAGCCGTTACATCTTTATCGCCGTCTAAAAAGTTAGCGAACGCTCCGGTTCCGGCTTGAGTAACCACAATGTTTTTAAGCTTTTCATCGCCGTCTAATTCATTGGTGTTTTCCAAACGCAATTGCTTGCCGTCTAAATAAGCTTCAATGCCCGTTTGGCTTTTGACCGCATTGATCGCATTTTTCGCCGCTACTAAGCTTGAAGTCCGGCTCACCGCTGAATCGTTCGTGAAAGAAATCTTAACCCCATTCAACTCAAGCGTGCTGTTTTCTGCAGAAGGGAGGATGTCTTTGACCATTTTCGCGCTTTTATAACTCACCCAAATCCCTTGATTTTCATTCAATAAAAGAGCGTCGCCATCTTCATTGTATAAAGATCCCATGTCTTCGGCGACTTGAGCTAAATTCGTGCCTGAATCATACACCGGATTAATGCCATCTGAAGGGGTTTTGGCTGAAGAATCCAAAGCGAATATCGCCGCTGTTTGATCAGCATGCCTTCCGGCGTTTAGATTCGCCCTCATAGAAATGCGGTTACTCGCTCTGGCTGGCATCACCATTCCCGGATCAATTCTAATGTTTTCTAAAGGGCCGGTGTTATCCACTTTTAAAGCGTCCGTATCGCTCCCTTTATTGCCGGTATCGCTCCCGTTTCTCACCCACCCTTGCACCACAAGCCCGCCGGTGGTAACCAAACTCCCTTGCGAGTCAAAAAGAAACTCCCCATCTCTAGTGAAATTGCGCGTGATCCCCCTATCAGGGCTAATGATAAAAAAGCCATCGCCTTGAATCGCTAGATCGGTTTTGACATCTGTGTTTTGGATATTGCCTTGTGAAAAGATTTTAGTCGTCGCATCCACGCCTACCCCAAGCCCCACGGAAAAGTCATTCTGCCCTGCCAACCCATTTTTATAGGGTGCGGTAGCGATGAGTTTGACTTGAGAGAGCATATCCACAAAAGAAGCCCTAGAATATTTAAAACCAGTGGTATTCACATTCGCAATATTATTACTCTCAATATCCAAAGCGATTTGGTGGGCTTGCATCCCATTGACACCAGACCATAAAGACCTAAGCATGGTTATCCTTTAATTTAAAGAAATTCAATCTATGCAAAATAAAGCAAAAGTTGTTCCTAAATAGCTTTTTAGAATGATTGGTTGCGGATTTTAAAGGTTTGTTAATCAAAAAGATCGGTCAAATTCACAAAAAATAGGGGGTTTTGTAACACTACCCCCATAACGCTTTTTAAAGGTTATCGCTCAAATTTAAGAACCTAACTCGCTTTAGCGCAAAATCGCGCATTCATGATCTTGAATCTCTTCGGCTGAAGCGCGATTTAAAGTCAATGGGTTAAATTGTGTCGCTAACAAGACAAAGGAGTTATCGCTTTGTTGCACCACCGCTAAGCCATAGTCCCCCATGCGTTTGTGTGCGTTAGGCACTTCTTTATTAAGCATGACAAACGGGCTTTTTTGCGCTAATTCGCTCTCTGTTACCCGACGAGCCAGATATTTATGCCCATTCAAGCCCCCTGATAATGGCGACCAACGGCTGTTGATTTTTTTTAAATTATTATCCAGCTGTTTGCGCACATCAAGGCTAATGCAAGAGATATGGATGTGAAAATGGTTTTGCGATCGCCCTTTGCTAGAGTTAATCGTCAAAGAAATCGCGCTATCAGGAATGGGTTTGCCGTATTTTTTACTCATAAAATCGCGCGCTTGCCAGGATAAATAAAAAAAGTTAGGCGTAGAGGGATCAAGTAGCAAAGGGCTTTCAATACCGCTAATGTGAGTTGTTGGCATCAACAAATATTGCAACGGGCCGTTAATATCTTTTAAAACTACATAGCCGGCATCGGGTTTGACTTCTATGCATGGCAAAGGATTTTGATTTTTCTCATAATTGGGCAAACATTTCTCAAAAACAATCTTACGCAACACATTCGGATCTTTAGCGTTTAAACTCATAACAGCGATAGCCATCAGTGCTAAAAAAAGAAAGCCCGCTTTTTTCATCTTTTTTGCTCCTTGTTTTTAATGGGAGTTTTTACAAACCCTCTTGTTATTTTTCTACAATAGCGGTTAAAATCTTTAATCATTATGATTATTTTAATAAATTTTAACTTATTAGTAACATTTAGTAACCTATTTTTAGAAAGAGATTTTTGAATACTAACTAGAAAAAATTTAAATTGATAGCATTAAAAAGATCTAAAAGAATTTTTTAAAATATTAAATAGCTTGCGTTAATCAGGTGGTAATTTTTCACCATGCGATCTTATGGGTTGATACTTATCAAATTAAAGCGTTTTATAACCTTGCTTTAGATAACATGGTAGCATTGACACCACGATAAGGATAATTATCATGCAAGATTTACCCCCATGCCCTAAATGCAACGACGCCTACACCTACCATGATGGCACGCAACTAATTTGCTCTAGCTGTTTGTATGAGTGGAATGAAAATGAAGCTAATGATGAAGAATTGATCGTTAAAGATTGCCACAATAATCTTTTACAAAATGGGGACTCGGTCATTCTCATTAAGGATTTAAAGGTTAAAGGTTCATCTTTAGTGCTTAAAAAAGGCACCAAAATCAAAAATATCAAGCTTGTCAATAGCGATCACAATGTGGATTGTAAAGTGGAAGGGCAGAGTTTGTCTTTAAAATCTGAATTCCTCAAAAAAGCTTAGAAAAATACAAAAGCTTAAGAGTAAGAAAAACTTAGTGGCTTTTTAAGCTTGTAAAGTCATTTTTTAGAAAAAATCAACTTATCTAGCTTGAAAAAAATCACCGCTCCAATGGTTTGCCCCAAGAAAAGATTGAGCCACAACGGAAAATTGAAATAATAAAAAATCTCCATAAAAGGCAGCATCACCAACGCGCTCAACATCCATCTAAGCCAATAAACCAAAAACAGCTTAGAAGCGTATTCTGTGCCAAGTTTCTTAAAAAATTCTCGCATAAAGACAACCCTTTAAACCCTTTTTGCAAACTCTCCCTAAAAAGGAAAGCCCGCCATCAAGGAATATTCCTAAATTTCATACCTTTAGACAATCGTATAGGACACTCTTTTTTCAAAAAGTTTGCTCTCATAATTGCCTAAATCCCTACCATCTACAAGGGCAAAAGCATCGCCAAAAGTCGCCAATAAGGCAGTATCTAATTGCATGTCTTTATGGCGGTTCAGCGGGATAAAGACTTCCTTGTGATTATTTTGAAAATCAAACGCTAGAAATGAATCTTTCAAATACACTTCCACTCTAGGAGCGTTTTTCACCACGCTGTTTTGACCCAGTTTCAAGCCTTGCACTTCAGCGCTTTTAATCCCGCACGCATGGCATAAGGACACAAACATGCTCTCTTTTGAAATGGTTGCAAACCAGGGCAAACTCTCTCGTTTAGGTAAATTTTCTTTACCCTCTAAAGCCTTTTGTCTTCTAGGCATGTCATGCTTGATGAACGCATAAAAATTACGAACGCTTTCTTTAGGGGTTGTTCCCTTGAGCTGGTTGGCAATATTAGCCACGCTCGCATCGTCTCTTTCATAACGCCCCATTGCTACAAAATCGCTCGTTTCAAACAAACGCTCATTCAATTGATAGCTAGCGATCTCATACGACAAATGGACTCGTTTTTTTTGAGCGCTTTTTAAAAATTCCACTTGCAAATAAGGCACTCCAAAATTGAGCATGCTTTCATAGCTAGCATGATTGCCTTGTAAATTCACATTGCTCGCTGCAACGCTCGGCATGGGAATGAAAAGTGAAGTGTGTTCTGCAGAATCAAAATCAATGCTGTACTCAGCTTCTATTTTATATCTTGCAACACTCCCTTTGCTTTCTTCTGCCTGCAAAATCTGTGCTCCTAAAACAGCACCTGTAGCGCCTAAAGCAGTCGTTTTAATAAAATCCCTTCGTTTCATAACTATAACTCTTTATTGTAATTTTTAAATTCGTTGAATGAATGAAAAAATAGGACACACCACCAAAGGATTGATGAGTATCCAAAAACCTAAATTTTGAAAGACAAAGCGTTCCTAAAAAATAAGAACGCTTAAAGAAAAGGGTTACTTTTTCTTTTTTGTGTGGTGCATGTCTTTTCCATGCATGTCTTTCATCATTTTTTGGTGTTTTTCAAGAGCTTTTTTAACTCCCTCAGCGTATTTGGGGTCAGCTTTCTTGAAATGCTCCAATTGTTTATCCACAATTTCCTTATGGGTAACATGAGCTAAAGACTCTCCAATAGTGTCATGCAACCTTTCTTTTTCATCAGCTGGCAATGAGCGGTAGTAATCACCTGGTTGGGTGTAGTAATCGCTATCCTCAGCTCTGTAATCCCAATTCCACACTTCAAACTCTTTCTCAATATGAGCTAAGTTGAACTTAGGATCCCTTGCGCTCTTATCTTCTTTATAGCCAGGCAATGAGCTAGGCGTATAGTTTTGTAAAGAGCCGTAGTATCCGTTTTGCATGTAACCATCTCTGCTAGAAGAGTGGAATGGGCATCTTGGTTTATTAACCGGTATTTGAGGATAATTAACCCCTAAGCGGTAGCGGTGTGTGTCTCCATAAGAGAACAAGCGCCCTTGTAACATCCTATCAGGGCTATAGCCAATTCCAGGAACGACATTAGCCGGACTGAATGCCGCTTGCTCCACTTCTGCGAAATAGTTTTCAGGATTTTTATTCAACTCTACAATGCCCACTTCCATCAATGGATAATCTTGGAGATACCAAATTTTAGTAACATCAAACGGATGGAATCGATACTTCTTAGCGTCCTCTTCTGGCATCACTTGAATGCTTAATTTCCATTTTGGGAAATCCCCTCTAGCGATCGCATTGAACAAATCCCTTTGATTGGAATCTGGATCGTATTTTCTGATTTCTGCGGCTTCTTCGTTAGTCAAGTGCTTAACGCCTTGCATGGTGTGAAAGTGGAATTTCACCCAAAAGCGTTCGCCTTTAGCGTTGATAAGACTGAAAGTGTGGCTGCCAAAACCATCCATGTGGCGGAAAGATTTAGGGATCCCTCTATCGCTCATAACCCATGTTACTTGGTATAAGCTTTCAGGAACATTACTCCAAAAATCCCATACCATGTCGTGGTTAGGCAAATTGGTTTGAGGATCTCGTTTTTGAGTGTGGATAAAATCAGGGAATTTGATCGCATCACGGATAAAGAAAACGGGCGTGTTGTTCCCCACTAAATCCCAATTACCTTCTTCAGTGTAATACTTCATCGCAAAACCTCTAGGGTCTCTTACCGCATCCGCACTGCCTCTTTCACCAGCCACAGTAGAAAATCTGAAAAAGCATTCTGTTTTTTTGCCCACTTTAGAGAAAATTTTCGCTTTAGTGTATTTAGTGATGTCTTTAGTCACGGTGAAAGTGCCATAAGCCCCGCTTCCTTTAGCATGCACCACCCTTTCAGGGATTCTCTCTCTGTCAAACGCCGCTAATTTTTCCAAAAACCAAGTGCTTTGTAATAAAACAGGACCTCTAGGACCAGCCGTAATCACATTGTTGTCATCCCAAACGGGAGCGCCAAAAGCAGTGGTTTGTTTCACATCTTTATTAACCATCTTTTTTCCTTTATTTGATTTAAATCTTCGTAATATGACACTAAGCCAATTACTTGTGGTGATTATTACATAATTTGTTATACAAAGACTAACAAGGTTCAATTTCCTTAAAAAATCTTTTTTTTAAGAATAAAAAACCCCCTTAAGTATTTCTATTCGTAACAATTAATAAAAATAAGAAAGATTAAAAACAAAATTTTATTTTTAATCTGGTTTTAATAATAATTATTATACTATTCTATCTCAATGTTTTAGCGGATTTTGTTTTTTTTTGATTTTTATTTTTTGAATTTTTAGATTAAGGAGAATTGTTGGATGTTTTTAAGATCATACCCAAAGCTTAGATACGCTTTATGTTTACCCCTACTCACTGAGACTTGCTATAGCGAAGAGCGGACTTTAAATAAGGTTACCACCCAAGCCAAAAGGATTTTCACTTACAATAATGAATTTAAGGTAACTTCTAAAGAATTGGATCAACGCCAAAGCAATGAAGTCAAAGACCTGTTTAGGACTAACCCTGATGTGAATGTGGGCGGAGGGAGCGTGATGGGGCAGAAAATCTATGTGAGAGGCATTGAAGACAGGCTTTTAAGGGTTACGGTGGATGGGGCCGCGCAAAATGGCAATATCTACCACCACCAAGGCAACACCGTGATTGACCCTGGCATGCTCAAAAGCGTGGAAGTTACCAAAGGCGCGGCGAATGCGAGCGCGGGGCCAGGAGCGATTGCAGGGGTGATTAAAATGGAGACTAAAGGAGCGGCTGATTTTATCCCTAGGGGGAAAAATTATGCGGCGAGTGGGGCGGTGAGTTTTTATACCAATTTTGGGGACAGAGAGACTTTTAGATCGGCCTACAAAAGCACGCATTTTGACATTATCGCTTACTACACGCACCAAAACATTTTCTATTATAGGAGTGGCGCCACAGCGATGAAAAACCTTTTCAAACCCACACAAGCCGATAAAGAGCCAGGAACTCCTAGCGAGCAAAACAACGCTTTGATTAAAATGAATGGCTATTTGAGCGACAGAGACACGCTCACTTTCAGCTGGAACATGACACGAGATAACGCTACACGTCCTTTAAGGAGCAACGCTATAGGGTTAGCTTATCCTTGTGAAGCCCCCTTTAGTCCTGATGGCGCTCAAGGGTGTCCTAATGTGCTAGATAGTTTCACAAGGTATTTGTATCACTCTATTAATAGCACTAACAATCTTTCCTTACAATATAAAAGAGAAGCGGGAAATTCTTTTGGCGACCCACGATTGGATTTTACCCTTTATACAAGCATCAGGAACGCCCAGTTTGATCCCCTATTTGATCCTAATGGCGTTTATGCTAAATTCCCCACTTCTTTAGCGAGCGCATGGGAAAGAGAAAATTACCCATGCGTTGAAGGCGGGTATTGCACCCCAAGCTTTTCTGATGTGGATAAACCAAGCTCACAGCCTAGGAATTTGTTTTTAAACAACACCGGCTTAAACCTTAAAGTCGCGCATGTGATTGATGAAGCCACAGACAGCCTTTTTGAATACGGATTCAACTACCAAAATTTAAGCGTTTTTGACGCTCGTATCCCCAAATCAGAATTATACAGGCCTAATCAAATTTATACTGATGATAAAGGGCAAAAACAAATCGCTTGCACTCTTGTGGATAATAACCCCAATGACCCCACGCTATGCCAAAGAGGGAAAGCGAATGGGAATATTTATGGAGGCTATGTGCAAGCGAATTACTCGCCCCATAAAATCATCACTTTTGGAGCCGGGGTTAGGTGGGACGCCTACACGCTTTATGATAAGGATTGGAACCACCGCTACACTCAAGGCTTTAGCCCTAGCGCAGCTCTTGTGCTAAGCCCCATTGAGCCTTTATCTTTAAAAATCACTTATTCTCAAGTTACAAGGGGGGTGATGCCAGGAGATGGCGTGTACATGCGCCAAAACGACTTACGATACGCTAAAAACATCAAGCCTGAAGTGGGCTCTAACGCTGAATTTAATATTGATTATTCAAGCCAGTATTTTAGCGGGAGGGCTGCGGCGTTTTATCAGGCTTTGGATAATTTCATCTCCCAATACGCGCAACGCTTGATCGTAACC contains:
- a CDS encoding TonB-dependent receptor; its protein translation is MFLRSYPKLRYALCLPLLTETCYSEERTLNKVTTQAKRIFTYNNEFKVTSKELDQRQSNEVKDLFRTNPDVNVGGGSVMGQKIYVRGIEDRLLRVTVDGAAQNGNIYHHQGNTVIDPGMLKSVEVTKGAANASAGPGAIAGVIKMETKGAADFIPRGKNYAASGAVSFYTNFGDRETFRSAYKSTHFDIIAYYTHQNIFYYRSGATAMKNLFKPTQADKEPGTPSEQNNALIKMNGYLSDRDTLTFSWNMTRDNATRPLRSNAIGLAYPCEAPFSPDGAQGCPNVLDSFTRYLYHSINSTNNLSLQYKREAGNSFGDPRLDFTLYTSIRNAQFDPLFDPNGVYAKFPTSLASAWERENYPCVEGGYCTPSFSDVDKPSSQPRNLFLNNTGLNLKVAHVIDEATDSLFEYGFNYQNLSVFDARIPKSELYRPNQIYTDDKGQKQIACTLVDNNPNDPTLCQRGKANGNIYGGYVQANYSPHKIITFGAGVRWDAYTLYDKDWNHRYTQGFSPSAALVLSPIEPLSLKITYSQVTRGVMPGDGVYMRQNDLRYAKNIKPEVGSNAEFNIDYSSQYFSGRAAAFYQALDNFISQYAQRLIVTNLNQAIRIYGYEVGGTFRYKGVSLNVGISRTWPTTRGYLMADSYELAASTGNVFIIKLDYTIPKTGINLAWLSRFVTGLDYCGFDIYLPDYGTAEKPKTPTDLAKCGSQLGLVHMHKPGYGVSNFYINWSPKTKSRWKGLLLSAVFNNVFNKFYVDQTSPYVMSPDMPGTDAVKRAIAEPGFNARFEVAYKW